One genomic segment of Streptomyces sp. TLI_146 includes these proteins:
- a CDS encoding aminopeptidase P family protein — translation MAKGRKNGLYSGISEELSALMRTGWADTERHDLRPDEQAPYAAARRAALSARFPGERLVIPSGNLKTRSNDDCYPFRAYSGYVHMTGDQVRDGALVLEPRADGGHDAYCYQLPRDSRDDNEFWTGATAELWMGRRRSLAESEVVLGLPCRDVRTAVEDLAASSAAPTRIVRGIDPSLEYAVATEEERDTELEEALSDLRLVKDEWEIGELRKAVDSTVRGFTDVIGELSRAIASSERWIEGTFFRRARLEGNAVGYGTIAAAGEHATIMHWTDNDGPVRPGDLLLLDAGVETHTLYTADVTRTLPISGTFTPLQRKVYDAVYEAQEAGIAAVKPGAAYRDFHEASQRHLAARLVEWGFIEGPAERAYELGLQRRFTMAGTGHMLGLDVHDCAQARNEEYVDGVLEAGMVLTVEPGLYFQPDDLTVPEEWRGIGVRIEDDLVVTADGHENLSAGLPRSADEIEAWMARLAG, via the coding sequence GTGGCGAAAGGCCGGAAGAACGGTCTCTACTCAGGGATCTCCGAGGAACTGTCCGCGCTGATGCGGACGGGGTGGGCGGACACCGAGCGGCACGACCTGCGGCCCGACGAGCAGGCCCCCTACGCCGCCGCCCGCCGCGCCGCGCTCTCCGCGCGCTTCCCGGGCGAACGCCTGGTGATCCCCTCCGGGAACCTCAAGACCCGCTCCAACGACGACTGTTACCCCTTCCGGGCGTACTCGGGCTACGTCCACATGACCGGGGACCAGGTCCGGGACGGCGCGCTCGTCCTGGAACCCCGGGCGGACGGCGGCCACGACGCCTACTGCTACCAGCTGCCGCGCGACAGCAGGGACGACAACGAGTTCTGGACCGGCGCCACGGCCGAACTGTGGATGGGCCGCCGCCGCTCCCTCGCCGAGTCCGAGGTCGTGCTCGGACTGCCCTGCCGCGACGTCCGCACGGCGGTCGAGGACCTCGCCGCCTCCTCGGCCGCGCCGACCCGGATCGTCCGCGGCATCGACCCGTCGCTCGAATACGCGGTCGCCACCGAGGAGGAGCGCGACACCGAACTGGAAGAGGCGCTCAGCGACCTCCGCCTGGTCAAGGACGAGTGGGAGATAGGCGAGCTCCGCAAGGCCGTGGACTCCACCGTGCGCGGCTTCACCGACGTGATCGGCGAGCTCTCCCGGGCGATCGCCTCGTCCGAGCGGTGGATCGAGGGAACGTTCTTCCGGCGCGCGCGCCTGGAGGGCAACGCCGTCGGCTACGGCACGATCGCCGCCGCGGGCGAGCACGCCACGATCATGCACTGGACGGACAACGACGGCCCGGTCCGCCCCGGGGACCTCCTCCTGCTCGACGCCGGCGTGGAGACGCACACCCTCTACACCGCCGACGTCACCCGCACGCTCCCCATCAGCGGCACCTTCACGCCGCTGCAGCGCAAGGTCTACGACGCGGTGTACGAGGCACAGGAGGCGGGCATCGCCGCCGTCAAGCCGGGCGCCGCGTACCGCGACTTCCACGAGGCCTCCCAGCGCCACCTGGCGGCCCGCCTCGTGGAGTGGGGCTTCATCGAGGGCCCGGCGGAGCGTGCCTACGAGCTCGGCCTCCAGCGCCGCTTCACCATGGCGGGCACGGGCCACATGCTCGGCCTCGACGTCCACGACTGCGCACAGGCGCGCAACGAGGAGTACGTCGACGGCGTCCTCGAAGCGGGCATGGTGCTCACCGTCGAGCCCGGCCTGTACTTCCAGCCGGACGACCTGACCGTGCCCGAGGAGTGGCGCGGCATCGGCGTCCGGATCGAGGACGACCTGGTCGTCACGGCCGACGGCCACGAGAACCTGTCGGCGGGCCTGCCGCGCTCGGCCGACGAGATCGAGGCGTGGATGGCCCGCCTGGCGGGCTGA
- a CDS encoding DUF4440 domain-containing protein — protein sequence MTDESERAVRAATEGELRLLDPEVRASPDRVLELLDPQFTEVGASGRRWDAASILAATGDGTVSPESPVNVTEMSGVVLAPGIVHLTYLSEHQGSRAWRSSLWRLTETGWRMYFHQGTPTG from the coding sequence ATGACGGATGAGAGCGAGCGGGCCGTGCGGGCGGCGACAGAAGGGGAGCTGCGGCTTCTCGATCCCGAGGTGCGTGCGTCCCCGGACCGTGTCCTGGAGCTTCTCGATCCGCAGTTCACCGAGGTCGGGGCATCCGGGCGCCGGTGGGACGCGGCGTCGATCCTCGCGGCGACCGGTGACGGCACGGTGTCCCCGGAGTCTCCCGTCAACGTCACCGAGATGTCCGGCGTCGTCCTTGCCCCCGGCATCGTGCACCTGACGTACCTCTCCGAACACCAAGGCAGCCGGGCGTGGCGGAGCTCCTTGTGGCGCCTGACGGAAACGGGTTGGCGCATGTACTTCCACCAGGGCACCCCGACGGGCTGA
- a CDS encoding VOC family protein, which produces MNGPYKPGTPCWVDLMVPDQQAALDFYCGLFGWQGEIGPPETGGYSVCHLKGKPVAGIMKAMNPDGTVPDPMPPTVWTTYLSTDNVDGTLKAVTDAGGSVMMGPVDVMELGRMAVVTDPTGAVVGLWQPGTFDGAGIVNEHGAVTWNELATNDTAAAAEFYSRVLPLTTGPADLPGAEGYTTIRVDGREVGGMMGLDQHPPGTPPHWLTYFRTEDVDAIAAAAGKAGGKVVAPPFDMPAGRMSVLADPQGGVFAVIKPMAPDQT; this is translated from the coding sequence ATGAACGGTCCGTACAAACCCGGCACCCCCTGCTGGGTCGACCTGATGGTCCCCGACCAGCAGGCCGCCCTCGACTTCTACTGCGGCCTGTTCGGCTGGCAGGGGGAGATCGGGCCGCCGGAGACCGGCGGCTACTCGGTCTGCCACCTCAAGGGCAAGCCCGTCGCCGGGATCATGAAGGCGATGAACCCGGACGGCACGGTCCCTGACCCGATGCCGCCGACCGTGTGGACCACCTACTTGTCCACCGACAACGTCGACGGCACCCTCAAGGCCGTCACCGACGCGGGCGGCAGCGTCATGATGGGCCCGGTCGACGTCATGGAACTGGGCCGGATGGCGGTCGTCACCGACCCGACCGGCGCGGTCGTCGGCCTCTGGCAGCCCGGCACCTTCGACGGCGCGGGCATCGTCAACGAGCACGGCGCCGTCACCTGGAACGAGCTCGCCACCAACGACACCGCGGCGGCGGCCGAGTTCTACTCCCGCGTCCTACCCCTCACCACTGGCCCCGCCGACCTCCCCGGCGCCGAGGGCTACACCACCATCCGGGTCGACGGCCGCGAGGTCGGCGGGATGATGGGCCTCGACCAGCACCCGCCCGGCACCCCGCCGCACTGGCTCACGTACTTCCGCACCGAGGACGTGGACGCGATCGCGGCAGCGGCCGGGAAGGCCGGGGGCAAGGTCGTCGCCCCGCCGTTCGACATGCCGGCGGGCCGGATGTCCGTCCTGGCCGACCCCCAGGGCGGCGTCTTCGCGGTCATCAAGCCCATGGCACCGGACCAGACCTGA
- a CDS encoding TetR/AcrR family transcriptional regulator — protein sequence MAESDTKTPRERYRAQVREEIKKHAWEQIADAGASALSLNAIAKQIGMSGPALYRYFANRDELITELVRDAYRSLADTFQARAGADLAELAHALREWALDDPHRYFLVYGTPVPGYQAPEDTTRIASEMMAVLLDACAAVGPDASPAAPLDDYLAEHRSWAREHQAPPPALSRALLFWTRLHGVLSLELAGHFAGMGFDPAELYTAEVRALGTP from the coding sequence ATGGCCGAGTCGGACACGAAGACCCCACGGGAGCGCTACCGCGCCCAGGTGCGGGAGGAGATCAAGAAGCACGCCTGGGAGCAGATCGCCGACGCCGGGGCCTCCGCCCTGTCCCTCAACGCCATCGCCAAGCAGATCGGCATGAGCGGGCCCGCGCTCTACCGGTACTTCGCCAACCGCGACGAGCTGATCACCGAGCTCGTCCGGGACGCCTACCGCAGCCTCGCCGACACCTTCCAGGCCCGCGCCGGAGCCGACCTCGCCGAACTCGCGCACGCCCTGCGCGAGTGGGCCCTGGACGACCCCCACCGGTACTTCCTCGTCTACGGCACCCCCGTGCCCGGATACCAGGCCCCCGAGGACACCACCAGGATCGCCTCCGAGATGATGGCCGTCCTCCTCGATGCCTGCGCCGCCGTCGGACCGGACGCTTCCCCGGCGGCCCCGCTCGACGACTACCTGGCCGAGCACCGGTCCTGGGCGCGCGAACACCAGGCCCCGCCCCCGGCGCTCAGCCGCGCCCTCCTCTTCTGGACCCGCCTCCACGGCGTCCTGTCCCTCGAACTCGCGGGCCACTTCGCCGGGATGGGATTCGACCCCGCGGAGCTCTACACCGCCGAAGTGCGAGCGCTCGGGACCCCGTGA
- the thpR gene encoding RNA 2',3'-cyclic phosphodiesterase translates to MKEQIQPSTVRVFIALAPPDEAKEELARALRPAYSAYPRLRWNRIEDWHITLAFLGELPVAAVPLLQAPLADLAAANEPLRLALRGGGHFDERVLWSGVEGNLEGLHLLTKEVRDVIRACGIAFEDRPLRPHLTLARSRRDDSSSVVEAATGLAAFTGRPWQAERLHLVASNIGRGPGPIHYRDIEAWRFGAEPS, encoded by the coding sequence GTGAAGGAACAGATCCAGCCCTCGACCGTCCGCGTGTTCATAGCGCTCGCCCCGCCCGACGAGGCGAAGGAAGAGCTGGCGCGGGCGCTGCGGCCCGCCTACTCCGCGTACCCGCGGCTGCGGTGGAACCGCATCGAGGACTGGCACATCACCCTGGCGTTCCTCGGTGAGCTCCCGGTGGCGGCCGTGCCGCTCCTCCAGGCGCCGCTCGCCGACCTCGCGGCGGCGAACGAGCCGCTGCGGCTGGCGCTGCGCGGGGGCGGGCACTTCGACGAGCGGGTGCTGTGGAGCGGGGTCGAGGGGAACCTCGAAGGGCTGCATCTGCTCACCAAGGAGGTACGTGACGTGATCAGGGCGTGCGGTATCGCCTTCGAGGACCGGCCCCTGCGGCCCCATCTGACGCTGGCCCGGTCCCGGCGCGACGACTCCTCCAGCGTGGTGGAGGCCGCCACCGGACTCGCCGCGTTCACCGGCCGCCCCTGGCAGGCCGAACGCCTGCACCTGGTCGCCAGCAACATCGGCCGTGGGCCCGGACCCATCCACTACCGCGACATCGAGGCCTGGCGCTTCGGCGCGGAGCCTTCCTGA
- a CDS encoding endonuclease, with protein MARRVTVADLLDEYGTTHAEEAGIRLRNTPAPLYQLLTLCVLFSVRIKADIAVAAARELFAAGMRTPRAMADASWQARVDALGRAHYRRYDESTATALGAGAELVLDRYRGDLRRLREAADGDPGRVGELLQEVPRIGPVGAGIYCREAQGVWPELRPAFDSRARHAAGELGLPKTPEGLARLVPAEDLPKLAAALVRVELASGAADALRATD; from the coding sequence ATGGCACGGCGAGTCACGGTGGCGGACCTGTTGGACGAGTACGGGACGACCCATGCCGAGGAGGCGGGCATCCGGCTGCGGAACACACCGGCGCCGCTGTACCAGCTGCTGACGCTCTGCGTACTGTTCTCGGTCCGCATCAAGGCCGACATCGCGGTGGCCGCGGCCCGCGAGCTGTTCGCCGCCGGGATGCGTACGCCCCGGGCCATGGCCGATGCCTCGTGGCAGGCCCGGGTGGACGCGCTCGGCCGCGCGCACTACCGCCGCTACGACGAGAGCACGGCCACCGCGCTGGGAGCCGGAGCCGAGCTCGTTCTCGACCGGTATCGCGGGGACCTGCGGCGGCTGCGTGAGGCGGCCGACGGCGACCCGGGCCGGGTGGGTGAGCTGTTGCAGGAGGTGCCGCGGATCGGGCCGGTGGGAGCCGGCATCTACTGCCGGGAGGCGCAGGGGGTATGGCCCGAGCTGCGTCCCGCGTTCGACAGCCGGGCCCGCCACGCCGCGGGTGAGCTCGGACTCCCGAAGACCCCCGAGGGCCTGGCGCGTCTCGTCCCGGCCGAGGACCTGCCGAAGCTGGCGGCCGCCCTGGTACGCGTAGAACTCGCCAGCGGGGCCGCCGATGCCCTGCGTGCGACGGACTGA
- a CDS encoding universal stress protein, whose protein sequence is MDTSSGDRRVVVGVDGSEASYEALRWAVRHARLIRATVEAVAAYDVPGAAGWSAPAVDADLDEEQAKKDLADELRTVLGQAVDVPLTSHVVRGNAAEVLTGASVGAELLVVGNRGRGGFARLLLGSVSLQCAQHASCPVVIIREGALDEAGSAHEA, encoded by the coding sequence ATGGATACCAGCAGTGGCGATCGCCGGGTCGTGGTGGGTGTCGACGGCTCCGAGGCCTCGTACGAGGCGCTGCGGTGGGCGGTGCGGCACGCCCGCCTCATTCGGGCGACAGTGGAGGCGGTGGCGGCGTACGACGTGCCCGGGGCGGCGGGGTGGTCGGCTCCGGCGGTGGACGCGGACCTCGACGAGGAGCAGGCGAAGAAGGATCTCGCCGATGAGCTTCGCACCGTCCTCGGCCAGGCCGTGGACGTGCCGCTGACCAGCCACGTCGTGCGCGGCAACGCGGCAGAGGTACTGACCGGCGCTTCGGTCGGCGCGGAGCTGCTGGTGGTGGGCAACCGTGGCAGGGGAGGGTTCGCCCGTCTGCTGCTCGGCTCGGTCAGCCTGCAGTGCGCCCAGCACGCCTCGTGCCCGGTGGTCATCATTCGCGAGGGCGCTCTGGACGAGGCCGGGAGCGCTCACGAGGCGTGA
- a CDS encoding helix-turn-helix domain-containing protein yields MTTVALAVTDGMLHFELSVAYEVFGSAPDSVDVPWYDLEVCGGGPVRLGRFVLEPDHGLDRLSEADTVIVPGWVDPDVEPPADLVDAVHAAHEAGARVASLCTGAFVLAAAGLLDGRRATTHWAHTDVLAARWPRAEVDPDVLYVDNGSVLTSAGKAAALDLCLHLVRLDHGSSVANAVARRLVVPPHRSGGQAQFVTTAVPARDDHPLTALLPWVLERLDQPLTVEDLARRARMSSRNLSRHFHAATGTTPLRWLLTQRIRRAQELLEKTDDSVTSIATATGMGTATTLRRHFHRTVGVPPDAYRRTFRLRSGPDRAATGVTANRVAVPAGRAGSGSPRPVGPSGPAVGGTAYAD; encoded by the coding sequence ATGACCACTGTCGCGCTGGCCGTCACCGACGGGATGCTGCACTTCGAACTCTCCGTGGCGTACGAGGTCTTCGGCTCCGCACCGGACAGCGTGGACGTTCCCTGGTACGACCTTGAGGTCTGCGGGGGCGGGCCCGTGCGGCTGGGCCGGTTCGTGCTGGAGCCCGATCACGGCCTCGACCGGCTGAGCGAGGCCGACACCGTGATCGTCCCCGGCTGGGTCGACCCCGACGTGGAGCCGCCCGCCGACCTGGTCGACGCGGTGCACGCGGCCCACGAGGCGGGCGCGCGGGTGGCGTCGCTGTGCACGGGGGCGTTCGTACTGGCCGCTGCCGGACTCCTGGACGGGCGGCGCGCCACCACGCACTGGGCGCACACCGACGTCCTGGCCGCGCGCTGGCCCCGTGCGGAGGTCGACCCGGACGTGCTCTACGTGGACAACGGCAGCGTGCTCACCTCGGCGGGCAAGGCCGCCGCGCTGGACCTGTGCCTGCATCTGGTGCGCCTCGACCACGGCTCGTCGGTCGCCAACGCCGTCGCCCGCCGCCTGGTCGTGCCACCCCACCGGTCCGGCGGCCAGGCCCAGTTCGTCACCACCGCGGTGCCCGCCCGGGACGACCATCCGCTCACGGCGCTGCTGCCCTGGGTGCTGGAACGGCTCGACCAACCGCTGACGGTCGAGGACCTGGCGCGCCGCGCACGGATGAGCTCGCGCAACCTGAGCCGCCACTTCCACGCGGCGACCGGCACCACACCCCTGCGATGGCTGCTGACCCAGCGGATCCGCCGCGCCCAGGAGCTGCTGGAGAAGACCGACGACAGCGTCACCTCCATCGCGACGGCGACCGGCATGGGCACCGCCACCACACTGCGGCGGCACTTCCACCGCACGGTGGGCGTGCCCCCCGACGCCTACCGCCGCACGTTCCGCCTGCGCTCCGGCCCCGACCGAGCCGCCACGGGCGTCACAGCCAACCGTGTCGCTGTGCCTGCAGGGCGAGCTGGAAGCGGTTCGCCGCGCCCAGTTGGGCCATCAGGACCTGCAGTCGGCGGAACAGCGTACGCCGACTGA
- a CDS encoding trans-acting enoyl reductase family protein, which produces MVAGQLVVVYGAYGHTGRFVVAELKERGFVPVLSGRDADKLKALAVAADESDVRPAPVDDPAALDRALAGAAAVINCAGPFATTAAPLVEAALRAGIPYVDVGGEVEATLDTFAHFADRARAAGAVVVPAMAFYGGLGDLLATAALGDWEKADEAHIAYALDSWRPTPATRASGAVSRARRGGRRLRFAQGRMEYRDDGAPTLDWVFPDPVGARTVYGEFLTADVVTAPTHLPVSELGTYMTVDAIKDVLAPDAPAPTAVDERGRSAQTFLVDVVVRSGGRERRAVARGQDIYAVSAPLAVEAVHRILTGRTRTLGVAAAGALFDAADFLRALSPHISVELSE; this is translated from the coding sequence ATGGTGGCGGGGCAGTTGGTGGTGGTGTACGGCGCGTACGGGCACACCGGCCGGTTCGTGGTGGCGGAGCTGAAGGAGCGCGGTTTCGTGCCGGTCCTGTCCGGCCGCGACGCCGACAAGCTCAAGGCGCTGGCGGTGGCGGCGGACGAGTCCGACGTGCGTCCGGCGCCGGTCGACGATCCTGCCGCGCTCGACCGCGCACTGGCGGGTGCGGCGGCCGTGATCAACTGCGCGGGGCCCTTCGCCACGACGGCCGCGCCGCTGGTCGAGGCGGCGCTGCGCGCCGGCATCCCGTACGTGGACGTGGGGGGCGAAGTCGAGGCCACCCTCGACACGTTCGCGCACTTCGCGGACCGCGCCCGCGCCGCCGGGGCGGTGGTCGTCCCGGCGATGGCCTTCTACGGCGGGCTCGGCGACCTGCTGGCCACCGCCGCGCTGGGCGACTGGGAGAAGGCCGACGAGGCGCACATCGCGTACGCGCTGGACAGCTGGCGCCCCACGCCCGCGACACGGGCGTCGGGCGCGGTCTCCCGGGCGCGGCGCGGCGGTCGGCGCCTCCGCTTCGCCCAGGGGCGGATGGAGTACCGCGACGACGGCGCGCCCACGCTCGACTGGGTCTTTCCCGACCCCGTGGGCGCCAGGACCGTCTACGGGGAGTTCCTGACGGCCGACGTCGTCACCGCTCCCACCCATCTGCCCGTCTCCGAGCTCGGCACGTATATGACGGTCGACGCGATCAAGGACGTGCTCGCCCCGGACGCCCCGGCGCCCACCGCCGTCGACGAGCGGGGCCGGTCCGCGCAGACCTTTCTCGTCGACGTCGTCGTGCGCTCCGGCGGCCGGGAGCGGCGCGCCGTGGCGAGGGGACAGGACATCTACGCCGTCAGCGCACCGCTCGCGGTCGAAGCGGTGCACCGGATCCTCACCGGGCGGACGAGGACGCTCGGTGTCGCCGCCGCCGGTGCGCTCTTCGATGCGGCCGATTTCCTGCGGGCACTCTCCCCGCACATCTCCGTCGAGCTGAGCGAGTGA
- a CDS encoding response regulator transcription factor, producing the protein MTNAKLGEALRLLGIDHAAGRVYLALLDLAPAPLSAIAAAAGLEGAELTSAYGALVDAGLASAAEEGGDVVAPVPPAAGLEILARHRAAEVEESRIAVGGAFESFRRQRLAAYNDNLVEVVTGDAVGPRIRQAWASAREQIRQLESPPYLTLPGATDDALATLARGVTQRVVYSRESLEYPGHLREAIEPCVNAGEQARVLPSVPVKLVIIDEAYALVSLSIKEADVHNTMLVVQPCGLLSALIALFEQSWQNALPFHGSTARPGGVPPADRRLLWLLAGGASDDVIARELGLSRRTLFRRLQVLMAQLGAANRFQLALQAQRHGWL; encoded by the coding sequence ATGACGAACGCGAAACTCGGTGAGGCCCTGCGGCTTCTGGGCATCGATCACGCTGCGGGCCGGGTCTATCTGGCGCTGCTCGACCTGGCCCCCGCCCCCCTGAGCGCGATCGCGGCCGCGGCCGGTCTGGAGGGTGCGGAGCTCACCTCGGCGTACGGCGCGCTGGTCGACGCGGGTCTGGCCAGTGCCGCCGAGGAAGGCGGGGACGTGGTGGCCCCGGTTCCGCCTGCCGCCGGTCTGGAGATCCTGGCCCGGCACCGGGCGGCGGAGGTCGAGGAGTCGCGGATCGCGGTCGGGGGCGCGTTCGAGTCGTTCCGGCGGCAGCGGCTCGCCGCGTACAACGACAACCTCGTCGAGGTCGTCACCGGCGACGCGGTCGGCCCCCGGATCCGGCAGGCCTGGGCGAGCGCCCGTGAGCAGATCCGGCAGCTGGAGTCGCCTCCCTACCTGACCCTGCCGGGCGCCACGGACGACGCGCTGGCCACGCTCGCCCGTGGGGTGACGCAGCGCGTCGTGTACTCGCGGGAGTCGCTGGAGTACCCGGGCCATCTGCGGGAGGCGATCGAGCCGTGCGTCAACGCCGGTGAGCAGGCCAGGGTGCTGCCGTCGGTGCCGGTCAAACTCGTGATCATCGACGAGGCGTACGCGCTGGTGTCGTTGTCGATCAAGGAGGCCGACGTGCACAACACCATGCTGGTCGTGCAGCCCTGCGGTCTGCTCTCCGCGCTCATCGCGCTGTTCGAGCAGTCCTGGCAGAACGCCCTGCCGTTCCACGGCAGCACCGCCCGTCCCGGCGGCGTGCCGCCCGCCGACCGCCGTCTGCTGTGGCTGCTCGCGGGCGGTGCGAGCGACGACGTCATCGCCCGCGAGCTGGGACTCAGTCGGCGTACGCTGTTCCGCCGACTGCAGGTCCTGATGGCCCAACTGGGCGCGGCGAACCGCTTCCAGCTCGCCCTGCAGGCACAGCGACACGGTTGGCTGTGA
- a CDS encoding M24 family metallopeptidase gives MTEASAGAEEARRVAGLVAAQEKAIALFAEVEARGLVAPGVGEREASDRIRDLANDMFGTTKHWHKRIVRSGPNSLLPYRENPPDRIIGEDDVAFADFGPIFEEYEADFGRTYVFGDDPDKHRLLADLPRVFDAGRAAFAADPDITGKQLHAEVERLAAEAGWTLGIWHAGHLVGEFPHETNDGAKTESYITPDNHNPLRRTDRAGRVCHWILELHFVDERRGFGGFYEQLLDLA, from the coding sequence GTGACAGAGGCATCAGCAGGGGCGGAGGAAGCCCGGCGCGTGGCGGGGCTGGTCGCGGCGCAGGAGAAGGCGATCGCCCTGTTCGCCGAGGTGGAGGCGCGCGGACTGGTCGCGCCCGGCGTCGGGGAGCGGGAGGCGAGCGACCGCATCCGGGACCTGGCGAACGACATGTTCGGCACCACCAAGCACTGGCACAAGCGGATCGTCCGCTCCGGCCCCAACTCGCTGCTCCCGTACCGGGAGAACCCGCCGGACCGGATCATCGGCGAGGACGACGTCGCCTTCGCCGACTTCGGCCCGATCTTCGAGGAGTACGAGGCGGACTTCGGCCGCACCTACGTCTTCGGCGACGACCCGGACAAGCACCGGCTCCTCGCGGACCTGCCGCGCGTCTTCGACGCCGGGCGCGCCGCGTTCGCCGCGGACCCCGACATCACGGGCAAGCAGCTGCACGCCGAGGTCGAGCGCCTGGCCGCCGAGGCGGGCTGGACGCTCGGCATCTGGCACGCGGGCCACCTCGTGGGGGAGTTCCCGCACGAGACGAACGACGGGGCGAAGACCGAGTCCTACATCACCCCCGACAACCACAACCCGCTGCGCCGCACCGACCGCGCGGGCCGCGTCTGCCACTGGATCCTGGAGCTCCACTTCGTCGACGAGCGACGCGGATTCGGCGGTTTCTACGAGCAGTTGCTCGACCTGGCGTAA
- a CDS encoding aldo/keto reductase gives MQTVTLNNGVEMPILGFGVYQIPAEQTEQAVSDALAAGYRSLDTAAAYRNEEAVGRAIKSSGIPREDLFVTTKVWVSDAGEDKARRAFDTSLRKLGLDHLDLYLIHQPYGDVYGSWRAMESLHREGLIRAIGVSNFYPDRLVDLIDHNEIAPAVNQVETHPFHQRTADQDLMRERGVQIESWGPFAEGRNNLFTHPVLVRIATAHGKSVAQVVLRWLIQRNVVVIPKSVRAERMAENLDVFGFELTDDEMTAIAALDTGASLFFDHRDPVMVSRLGNSVLDD, from the coding sequence ATGCAGACCGTCACCCTGAACAACGGCGTCGAGATGCCGATCCTCGGCTTCGGCGTCTACCAGATCCCGGCCGAGCAGACCGAGCAGGCCGTCAGCGACGCCCTCGCCGCCGGGTACCGCTCCCTCGACACCGCCGCCGCCTACCGCAACGAGGAGGCCGTCGGCCGGGCGATCAAGAGCAGCGGCATCCCGCGTGAGGACCTGTTCGTCACGACCAAGGTGTGGGTCTCCGACGCCGGCGAGGACAAGGCCAGGCGCGCCTTCGACACCTCGCTGCGCAAGCTCGGTCTGGACCACCTCGACCTGTATCTGATCCACCAGCCGTACGGCGACGTGTACGGCTCCTGGCGGGCCATGGAGAGCCTGCACCGCGAGGGGCTCATCCGGGCCATCGGCGTCTCCAACTTCTATCCCGACCGGCTCGTGGACCTCATCGACCACAACGAGATCGCACCGGCGGTCAACCAGGTCGAGACCCACCCCTTCCACCAGCGGACCGCCGATCAGGACCTCATGCGCGAGCGCGGGGTCCAGATCGAGTCGTGGGGGCCCTTCGCGGAGGGGCGCAACAACCTGTTCACCCATCCGGTACTCGTCCGGATCGCCACCGCGCACGGCAAGTCCGTGGCGCAGGTGGTGCTGCGCTGGCTCATCCAGCGGAACGTCGTGGTGATCCCCAAGTCGGTCCGCGCCGAGCGCATGGCCGAAAACCTCGACGTCTTCGGCTTCGAGCTCACCGACGACGAGATGACGGCCATCGCCGCCCTGGACACCGGAGCGTCGCTCTTCTTCGACCACCGCGACCCGGTGATGGTCAGCCGACTGGGCAACAGCGTCCTGGACGACTGA